A DNA window from Undibacterium sp. YM2 contains the following coding sequences:
- a CDS encoding S9 family peptidase: protein MKFRTTLQHLIVAAFAVLPVCAAHAGAPAETKAYQSAADIPVEVFFKLTDYRDLSMSPDGKTIAAIVPLNGRGNLVLIDLATRKAKVITSSPRFDVAESRWVGNKYLFYRTADGQEARGRFVYKGSYYYDIDNDKSMELENTNERKKGDIHIDSIIMAEGNDSPEAYVSMRGRSKEYADVYKFNFKTRRSQLLTFESPGRTEGWELDTHKRPRIAQRGEIRPAAGQPQMTAYYHRAPDSEKWEKIFEQSSYNDGTMYDVLGFDNDDRTLYVSTNKDGLDKMAVFKYDTVTKKFGEMVHADPIFDINGQSSSARLIREGGDDAGKVVGLAYDAAKPVHVWFGNSARKTLSEQIDASLPATQNTFRLSADGSKALVHSTSDVQSGIYYLFDTQKKTLEPIVQEREWANPALMAERKYIGFKARDGLPVYGYLTLPKGTEAKNLPLIINIHGGPMVRGFHFSSWGRWPEAQFFASRGYAVLELEPRGSEGYGRNHYVKAWKQWGGTMQDDINDGAMFLVQEGIVDKKRMALMGGSYGGYASLQGMTRDPDLWRCASSVVAVSDLGLLQNVSWSDTSENADAATGGYLNNEFKLWVGDSKADAALFELRSPARNAANVKGPIMLTMGSDDKRVPLIHGEKMRDALLKAGKTLDYKVYPEEGHGFNKDVNVFDLYNRSEKFFAQCLKK, encoded by the coding sequence ATGAAATTTCGTACAACGCTGCAACATTTGATCGTTGCCGCTTTTGCTGTCTTACCTGTCTGCGCTGCACATGCCGGGGCCCCTGCAGAAACCAAGGCATATCAGAGCGCAGCCGACATACCGGTAGAAGTCTTCTTTAAACTGACAGATTACCGTGACTTGTCGATGTCACCAGATGGAAAAACCATCGCTGCCATCGTGCCACTGAATGGCCGTGGCAATCTGGTATTGATAGATCTTGCTACGCGCAAAGCCAAAGTCATCACTTCATCTCCCCGCTTTGACGTCGCGGAGAGTCGCTGGGTAGGTAATAAGTATCTGTTCTATCGCACTGCTGACGGACAAGAAGCAAGGGGCCGTTTTGTCTATAAAGGCTCCTACTACTACGATATAGACAATGATAAAAGCATGGAGCTGGAAAATACGAATGAACGCAAGAAAGGCGACATTCATATTGACAGCATCATCATGGCAGAAGGCAATGATTCGCCAGAAGCCTATGTTTCCATGCGTGGAAGAAGCAAGGAATATGCGGATGTCTATAAATTCAACTTCAAAACCAGGCGCTCGCAATTATTGACATTCGAGTCCCCAGGCCGTACAGAAGGCTGGGAACTGGATACCCACAAACGTCCGCGCATCGCACAAAGAGGTGAAATCCGTCCGGCAGCTGGTCAGCCACAGATGACTGCTTACTATCACCGTGCTCCCGACAGTGAAAAATGGGAAAAAATATTTGAACAATCCAGCTACAACGATGGCACGATGTACGATGTGCTGGGTTTTGACAATGATGACCGCACCTTGTATGTCTCTACCAACAAAGATGGCCTGGATAAAATGGCCGTTTTTAAATATGACACTGTCACCAAGAAATTTGGTGAGATGGTGCACGCAGATCCCATATTTGATATTAACGGCCAGAGTAGCAGTGCACGTTTGATACGCGAAGGTGGTGACGATGCCGGCAAAGTCGTGGGCCTGGCCTATGATGCAGCCAAACCAGTACATGTCTGGTTTGGCAATAGCGCAAGAAAAACCCTGTCTGAGCAAATTGATGCATCCCTGCCCGCAACTCAAAATACCTTCAGGTTATCTGCTGATGGAAGCAAAGCTTTGGTGCATTCCACGTCAGATGTTCAATCAGGCATCTACTATTTGTTTGACACACAAAAGAAAACTCTGGAACCTATAGTTCAGGAGCGTGAGTGGGCAAATCCAGCCTTGATGGCAGAACGTAAATACATAGGCTTCAAGGCCCGCGACGGGCTGCCGGTATATGGCTACCTGACCCTGCCTAAAGGCACTGAAGCCAAGAACCTGCCGTTGATCATAAATATTCACGGCGGCCCTATGGTGCGTGGTTTCCACTTTTCTTCCTGGGGGCGCTGGCCTGAAGCACAATTCTTTGCCTCACGTGGCTATGCCGTCCTGGAACTGGAACCACGCGGTTCTGAAGGTTATGGTCGCAACCATTATGTCAAGGCGTGGAAACAATGGGGCGGCACCATGCAGGATGATATCAATGATGGTGCGATGTTCCTGGTGCAGGAAGGCATCGTCGATAAAAAACGCATGGCGCTGATGGGTGGTAGTTACGGTGGCTATGCCTCCCTGCAGGGCATGACCAGAGACCCAGACTTGTGGCGTTGCGCCAGTTCTGTCGTAGCCGTTAGTGATCTCGGCCTCTTGCAGAACGTTTCCTGGTCAGATACCTCTGAAAATGCCGACGCGGCAACCGGCGGCTACCTGAACAATGAGTTCAAACTCTGGGTAGGTGATTCCAAAGCTGATGCCGCCTTGTTTGAATTGCGCTCACCAGCCAGGAATGCCGCCAACGTCAAAGGCCCCATCATGCTGACCATGGGCTCCGATGACAAGCGTGTTCCTTTGATTCATGGTGAAAAAATGCGTGATGCCTTGTTGAAAGCTGGTAAAACCCTGGATTACAAGGTCTATCCAGAAGAAGGACATGGTTTCAAC
- a CDS encoding TonB-dependent siderophore receptor has product MYLKEKKASQLVRTALCLMAGSMLTMNGYAQAVTEEPAKLQKIEITGSNIKRVQTEGASPVQIITRAELEKTGATSLSSVIQNLSSNNAGALTGVEYNGFSPGATTASLRGLGSGATLVLVNGRRVAQYGITGFQSQFANLDAIPVGAVDHIDVLLDGASAIYGSEAIAGVINIWLRKDYTGSEVKVSGGTTSHGKAKSKDFNLSYGMGDIAADKFNLMGFFEHHDSDALSMRDINAYNSQDYRGFGITKGDRRTAYSVPGNVLINNVITALPGCPTANLAPNGRCLLDRFDWTDAVPKRSNDSFFARGEYQFSANHSFFIEAGVTQIKTNLRFDPQFYANDDAGTFTIAGGKSYLVRTGDLGARTIDVKDTETRVIGGFKGTLGSWEYDTSLGYLQSKVNVDQRGFIITDQMEAALANGTYVPGAANNAADVRARISPMLRRQGENKTWFADLKVSNSELFELPGGFAGSAAGIEYRRESTSDVDDQYFLDQRVYSIGGLPKLPFSSRNVASAYGELNLPVLKSLELSTAVRADNYSVGGNSLTPKIGAKWSVLPTVVLRGTIAKGFRAPNFREISPSVSVGFYNGQQDPVLCQTGNEPDCNISLKANISGNANLKPEKSTSNTIGIVWEPVKDYSVTLDYYKIERRDEISSLDITYLLSNQKDPNFAKFITRDKGGHITEVSLPYINIGKTQVSGFDLDFKGKQNLGEYGKLNFRSKMSLTREYLTTPFPDSETVDYNKTYSQPEFRGSLAVGWEKGPWSHEASGNYISGYDYVGTPADSCKIDIIYGAPTSYCRVAATTTWNWFTGYKGFKNMELALNISNLFDTKPPFDARSALNNGSFPYNSGYNSPFGRRFQFSVKYAFK; this is encoded by the coding sequence ATGTACCTGAAAGAAAAAAAAGCTTCTCAATTGGTGCGTACTGCCCTGTGCCTGATGGCAGGGTCTATGCTCACCATGAACGGTTACGCGCAAGCCGTTACAGAAGAACCTGCAAAACTGCAAAAAATTGAAATTACCGGTTCAAACATTAAACGTGTACAGACCGAAGGTGCCTCACCGGTACAGATCATTACCAGGGCCGAGCTGGAAAAAACAGGTGCCACCAGTCTGTCATCTGTTATTCAAAATCTTTCTTCAAACAATGCCGGTGCCCTGACCGGTGTTGAATACAACGGTTTCTCTCCCGGCGCAACAACTGCATCTCTGCGTGGCCTGGGTAGCGGCGCCACTCTGGTACTGGTCAATGGCCGCCGTGTTGCACAATATGGCATTACCGGCTTCCAGTCACAATTTGCCAATCTTGACGCGATACCTGTCGGTGCCGTTGATCATATTGACGTCCTGCTCGATGGCGCATCCGCAATCTATGGTTCGGAAGCGATCGCAGGCGTGATCAATATCTGGCTGAGAAAAGACTACACTGGCAGCGAAGTCAAGGTCAGCGGTGGCACAACCTCTCACGGCAAGGCAAAATCCAAAGACTTCAATCTCTCCTATGGTATGGGCGATATTGCAGCAGACAAGTTTAATCTGATGGGCTTTTTCGAGCATCACGACTCTGATGCACTGTCCATGCGCGACATCAATGCCTATAACAGCCAGGATTACCGTGGTTTTGGCATTACCAAAGGCGATCGCCGCACAGCTTACTCAGTACCTGGTAATGTCCTGATCAATAACGTGATTACTGCCCTGCCAGGATGCCCTACAGCCAACCTGGCACCAAACGGCCGCTGCCTGCTGGATCGTTTTGACTGGACAGATGCGGTTCCAAAACGCTCCAACGATTCCTTCTTCGCCCGTGGCGAATATCAGTTCAGCGCGAATCACAGTTTCTTCATCGAAGCTGGGGTCACACAAATCAAAACCAATTTGCGTTTTGATCCACAGTTCTACGCGAACGACGACGCTGGCACTTTCACGATAGCTGGCGGCAAGAGCTACCTGGTGCGTACCGGCGACCTGGGTGCCCGCACTATTGATGTCAAGGATACAGAAACACGTGTCATCGGCGGTTTCAAAGGCACATTGGGCAGCTGGGAATATGATACGTCGCTCGGCTACCTGCAAAGTAAAGTCAACGTAGATCAACGCGGATTCATCATCACCGATCAGATGGAAGCCGCACTGGCAAATGGCACTTATGTGCCTGGCGCCGCCAACAATGCAGCTGACGTGCGTGCCAGAATCTCTCCTATGTTGAGACGTCAGGGCGAAAATAAAACCTGGTTTGCTGATCTCAAAGTCAGTAATTCTGAATTGTTTGAATTGCCAGGTGGCTTTGCCGGTAGCGCTGCCGGTATTGAATACCGCCGCGAGTCCACCAGTGACGTCGACGACCAGTACTTCCTGGATCAACGCGTTTATTCCATCGGTGGTTTGCCAAAGTTGCCATTCTCCAGCCGTAATGTCGCATCTGCGTATGGTGAGTTGAATCTGCCTGTACTGAAATCCCTGGAACTGTCCACTGCGGTGCGTGCAGATAATTACAGTGTCGGTGGCAATTCTCTGACACCGAAGATAGGTGCAAAATGGAGTGTACTGCCTACGGTAGTCTTGCGTGGCACGATTGCAAAAGGCTTCCGTGCGCCTAACTTCCGCGAAATTTCTCCATCTGTCTCCGTTGGTTTCTACAACGGCCAGCAAGATCCGGTACTTTGCCAGACTGGTAATGAACCAGACTGCAATATCTCGCTGAAGGCAAATATTTCTGGTAACGCTAACCTGAAACCAGAAAAATCCACCAGCAACACCATCGGTATCGTTTGGGAACCTGTCAAGGACTATAGCGTCACTCTGGACTATTACAAAATAGAACGCCGTGATGAAATCAGCTCGCTGGACATCACCTATCTGCTGTCGAATCAGAAAGACCCTAACTTCGCGAAATTCATCACACGCGACAAAGGTGGTCACATCACTGAAGTAAGCCTGCCATACATCAATATCGGCAAGACCCAGGTCAGCGGCTTTGATCTGGACTTCAAGGGCAAACAGAATCTGGGTGAATACGGCAAACTGAACTTCCGTTCAAAAATGTCCTTGACCAGGGAGTATCTGACAACGCCATTCCCGGATAGTGAAACTGTCGATTACAACAAGACTTATAGCCAACCTGAATTCCGTGGTTCCCTCGCAGTTGGTTGGGAAAAAGGTCCGTGGTCACATGAGGCATCTGGTAACTATATCTCGGGTTATGACTATGTTGGTACGCCAGCAGACAGCTGCAAGATTGACATCATTTATGGTGCACCAACTTCCTACTGCCGCGTAGCTGCAACTACTACCTGGAACTGGTTCACCGGTTACAAGGGTTTCAAAAACATGGAACTGGCATTGAACATCTCCAATCTGTTTGATACAAAACCACCATTTGATGCCCGTAGCGCGCTGAACAATGGTTCATTCCCATACAACTCAGGTTATAACAGTCCATTTGGCCGTCGTTTCCAATTCTCTGTTAAATACGCGTTCAAATAA
- the ybaK gene encoding Cys-tRNA(Pro) deacylase — translation MAKKEHVSVTQATQLLRKHKAEFTEHPYAYEEHGGTSVSARELGVDEHHVVKTLVMQDEAAKPLIVLMHGDKKVSTKNLARQIGCKSVEPCKPENAQKHSGYLVGGTSPFGTKKLMPIYVERSILALPKIYINGGQRGYLIGIAPGLLESLLQARPVDCAIDE, via the coding sequence TTGGCCAAGAAAGAACATGTATCAGTCACCCAGGCAACTCAGTTGCTGCGCAAGCACAAGGCGGAATTTACTGAGCACCCGTATGCGTATGAAGAACATGGTGGTACTTCGGTGTCTGCGCGTGAACTCGGTGTCGATGAGCACCACGTCGTGAAAACCCTGGTCATGCAGGATGAGGCTGCCAAGCCCTTGATCGTGCTCATGCATGGTGATAAAAAAGTTTCTACCAAAAACCTGGCCCGGCAGATAGGTTGCAAGTCAGTCGAACCCTGCAAGCCTGAAAATGCGCAAAAGCATTCTGGCTATCTGGTTGGTGGCACGTCCCCCTTTGGCACCAAAAAACTCATGCCCATCTATGTGGAGCGCAGCATACTTGCCCTGCCAAAAATTTATATCAATGGTGGCCAGCGCGGCTATCTGATAGGTATAGCTCCCGGCTTGCTGGAAAGTCTCTTGCAGGCACGGCCAGTCGATTGTGCCATCGACGAATGA
- the plsY gene encoding glycerol-3-phosphate 1-O-acyltransferase PlsY — protein sequence MNTILAAVAAYLIGSLSFAVVVSKLFGLADPRTYGSKNPGATNVLRSGNKAAAILTLLGDAFKGWLAVWLAIRYQDQFDLGDAGVAIVALAVFIGHLWPVFFKFVGGKGVATAAGILIGIDIWLGVATLVSWLMVAFAFRYSSLAALVAAIFAPFYYGLLFGPDIKMAAIAVMSGLLVYRHSQNIANLIAGKESRLGSKKTAVKDDKKDGKKEDKTQDKKK from the coding sequence ATGAATACAATTCTGGCGGCAGTTGCCGCTTACCTGATCGGTTCACTGTCGTTTGCAGTGGTGGTCAGCAAGCTGTTTGGCCTGGCTGATCCGCGCACTTATGGCTCAAAAAACCCGGGCGCGACTAATGTACTGCGTAGCGGGAACAAGGCGGCAGCGATACTGACCCTGTTGGGCGATGCCTTCAAGGGCTGGTTGGCGGTATGGCTGGCAATCCGCTACCAGGATCAGTTTGATTTGGGTGACGCCGGTGTTGCCATCGTTGCCCTGGCAGTATTCATCGGTCATTTGTGGCCAGTGTTTTTCAAGTTCGTTGGCGGCAAGGGCGTAGCGACGGCAGCCGGTATCTTGATCGGCATTGATATCTGGCTGGGTGTGGCGACACTGGTGAGCTGGCTGATGGTGGCGTTTGCTTTCCGTTACTCTTCACTCGCAGCCCTGGTCGCGGCGATATTTGCGCCTTTTTATTATGGTCTCTTGTTTGGGCCTGACATCAAAATGGCGGCCATTGCCGTGATGAGCGGGCTGCTGGTGTATCGCCATAGCCAGAATATCGCGAACCTGATCGCAGGCAAGGAAAGCCGTTTGGGTAGCAAGAAGACGGCAGTGAAAGATGACAAGAAAGACGGCAAGAAAGAAGATAAAACGCAGGACAAGAAAAAATAA
- a CDS encoding cache domain-containing protein, which yields MLTRFVKLWMAGLFTLGLMSFPAQAAEHGSANEAKAMVQKAIDAMKKHGVEATVAEINKRDGQYQDRDLYVVVYDMNGKNLAHLNPKMVGKEMFDLTDVDGKFFIRERIELVKAKGKAWQDYKFVNPTTKQIEPKSMYVEKFENVIVGCGIYK from the coding sequence ATGCTGACGCGATTTGTGAAACTTTGGATGGCAGGCTTGTTCACTCTGGGCTTGATGAGTTTTCCGGCCCAGGCGGCAGAGCATGGCAGTGCCAATGAGGCCAAGGCCATGGTGCAAAAAGCCATCGATGCGATGAAAAAGCATGGTGTCGAGGCGACTGTAGCCGAGATCAACAAGCGCGATGGTCAGTATCAGGACCGTGACTTATATGTCGTTGTGTATGACATGAATGGCAAAAATCTCGCCCACCTGAATCCCAAGATGGTAGGCAAGGAGATGTTTGACCTCACCGATGTCGATGGCAAATTTTTTATACGCGAGCGTATAGAACTGGTCAAAGCCAAGGGCAAAGCCTGGCAGGATTATAAATTCGTCAACCCCACGACCAAGCAGATCGAACCCAAGTCCATGTATGTAGAGAAATTCGAGAATGTGATCGTTGGCTGCGGCATCTATAAATAG
- the tsaD gene encoding tRNA (adenosine(37)-N6)-threonylcarbamoyltransferase complex transferase subunit TsaD, producing the protein MIVLGVESSCDETGLALYDTERGLLAHALHSQIAMHQEYGGVVPELASRDHIRRALPLLTEVLTKSGTDKQAIDAIAYTQGPGLAGALLVGAAVACGLGMALDKPVLGVHHLEGHLLSPLLASQPPEFPFIALLVSGGHTQLMRVDGVGRYQLLGETLDDAAGEAFDKSAKLLGLSYPGGPAISRLAEFGDPAAYQFPRPMLHSKDLNFSFSGLKTAVLTVVKNHPSNICEQDKANIARGFVDAIVAVLTAKCVTAMKESGLKRLVIAGGVGANQQLRASLNAAAAKKRFQVYYPELEFCTDNGAMIAFAGAMRLKNNPGLATKDYGFNVKPRWPLQELIAA; encoded by the coding sequence ATGATAGTTCTCGGCGTTGAATCCTCCTGTGACGAAACCGGCCTGGCCCTGTATGACACAGAGCGCGGCCTGCTTGCGCATGCCCTGCATTCGCAAATCGCCATGCACCAGGAATATGGTGGTGTCGTGCCTGAACTGGCGTCACGCGACCATATACGCCGCGCCCTGCCCCTGCTGACTGAAGTGCTGACTAAGTCTGGCACAGACAAACAGGCCATCGATGCGATTGCCTATACCCAGGGGCCTGGCCTGGCCGGGGCCCTGCTGGTTGGTGCCGCGGTTGCCTGCGGCCTCGGTATGGCACTCGATAAGCCCGTGCTCGGTGTCCATCACCTGGAAGGCCATTTGCTGTCCCCCTTGCTCGCCAGCCAGCCACCGGAGTTCCCCTTTATCGCCCTGCTGGTCTCTGGCGGGCATACCCAGTTGATGCGGGTGGATGGCGTTGGTCGTTACCAGTTACTGGGCGAAACCCTGGACGATGCTGCAGGTGAAGCTTTTGACAAGTCAGCCAAATTGCTGGGCCTGTCTTACCCCGGTGGACCGGCTATCTCGCGCTTGGCAGAATTTGGCGACCCTGCAGCTTACCAGTTCCCACGTCCCATGCTGCACTCCAAGGACCTGAACTTCAGCTTTTCTGGTTTGAAAACAGCGGTGCTGACAGTCGTCAAAAACCATCCATCAAATATCTGTGAGCAGGACAAGGCAAATATTGCGCGTGGTTTTGTCGATGCCATCGTCGCAGTGCTGACCGCCAAATGCGTCACCGCGATGAAAGAAAGTGGCCTGAAGCGTCTGGTGATCGCTGGTGGTGTTGGGGCCAACCAGCAGTTGCGCGCGTCCCTGAATGCGGCAGCAGCGAAGAAGCGCTTCCAGGTGTATTACCCTGAGCTGGAATTCTGTACCGACAATGGTGCAATGATCGCCTTTGCAGGTGCCATGCGCCTGAAAAACAATCCCGGCCTGGCGACCAAAGATTACGGATTTAATGTGAAGCCGCGCTGGCCTTTACAGGAATTGATCGCCGCCTGA
- a CDS encoding ANTAR domain-containing response regulator, with amino-acid sequence MRGKANTDEATTPATPASTSLRIVVVNTVIQREDELQEHAQAQLARSRALRIGLLQAGYNIIAVIPGDIYMSERIAQLQPDMIIIDAESDSRDVLEHMVMLTRDAPRPIVLFTEDGNQSNMAAAMEAGVSAYVVAGLHSERIKPVLDVAMARFNADQKLRSELSDTKAKLQERKTIERAKGLLMERHHLSENEAYQKMRKQAMEKNLKLVDLAQRMLDVADLLGG; translated from the coding sequence ATGCGCGGCAAAGCAAATACTGACGAAGCGACAACACCGGCAACACCAGCATCAACCAGTCTGCGGATTGTGGTGGTGAACACGGTCATCCAGCGCGAAGACGAGTTGCAGGAACACGCCCAGGCACAATTGGCCCGCTCCCGCGCCTTGCGCATAGGCTTGCTGCAAGCGGGTTATAACATCATCGCGGTTATTCCTGGCGACATCTATATGAGCGAGCGCATCGCCCAGTTGCAGCCAGACATGATCATTATTGATGCCGAGTCTGATTCGCGTGATGTGCTGGAACACATGGTCATGCTGACCCGCGATGCGCCTCGCCCCATCGTCTTGTTCACTGAAGATGGCAACCAGTCGAACATGGCTGCAGCCATGGAAGCTGGCGTCTCGGCCTATGTAGTTGCCGGTTTGCATTCTGAGCGCATCAAGCCTGTGCTGGATGTTGCCATGGCGCGCTTCAATGCAGATCAAAAGCTGCGTAGCGAATTATCCGATACCAAGGCCAAGCTGCAGGAGCGCAAAACCATAGAACGTGCCAAGGGTTTGCTGATGGAGCGCCATCATCTTTCAGAAAACGAGGCCTATCAAAAAATGCGCAAGCAAGCCATGGAAAAGAACCTGAAGCTGGTCGATCTGGCGCAGCGCATGCTGGATGTGGCGGATTTGCTCGGTGGCTGA
- a CDS encoding CmpA/NrtA family ABC transporter substrate-binding protein: MSNQETSNHLIKTQVENEPNFKRRSFLQTAALASGAGIMGLSTGGVWAAGSDKPEKEEVHIGFIPLTDCASVVMASVLGFDKKYGIKIIPSKESSWASVRDKLVNGELDAAHVLYGLIYGVQLGVGGNKKDMAVLMTLNNNGQAITLSKKLAEKGAVDGAGLAKLMQSDKREYTFAQTFPTGTHAMWLYYWLAAHGINPMKDAKVITVPPPQMVANMRVGNMDGYCVGEPWNHRAIADGIGITATTTQDIWKDHPEKVLGTTSEFVQKYPNTARAVVAAILDASRWIDASLSNKTKMAETIADKSYVNTSVDVINQRILGRYQNGLGKTWDDPNYMKFFNDGAVNFPYLSDGMWFLTQHKRWGLLKADPDYLAVAKAVNRIDIYKDAATMAKVSVPKDPMRSSKLLDGTVWDGKNPAAYAASFKIKA, translated from the coding sequence ATGTCGAATCAGGAAACTTCTAATCATCTCATCAAGACGCAGGTAGAAAATGAACCTAATTTTAAACGTCGCAGTTTCTTGCAAACTGCTGCACTGGCAAGCGGGGCAGGCATCATGGGCTTGAGTACTGGTGGGGTATGGGCTGCGGGATCAGACAAGCCAGAAAAAGAAGAAGTGCACATAGGCTTCATTCCTCTGACGGATTGCGCTTCGGTGGTGATGGCATCGGTGCTGGGTTTTGATAAAAAGTACGGTATCAAGATTATCCCGAGCAAAGAATCTTCCTGGGCCAGCGTGCGTGACAAACTCGTCAATGGCGAACTCGATGCTGCCCATGTTTTATATGGTTTGATTTATGGCGTACAGCTTGGGGTAGGCGGGAATAAAAAAGACATGGCCGTGCTGATGACGCTGAACAATAACGGCCAGGCCATTACCTTGTCGAAGAAGCTGGCAGAGAAAGGCGCTGTAGATGGCGCGGGTCTGGCCAAGCTCATGCAAAGCGACAAGCGCGAATATACTTTCGCCCAGACTTTCCCTACCGGCACCCATGCGATGTGGTTGTATTACTGGCTGGCAGCACATGGTATCAACCCCATGAAAGATGCCAAGGTGATAACCGTGCCACCACCGCAAATGGTGGCAAATATGCGGGTCGGTAATATGGATGGTTATTGCGTAGGTGAGCCCTGGAATCACAGGGCAATTGCCGACGGCATAGGCATTACGGCCACAACGACACAGGACATCTGGAAAGATCATCCAGAAAAAGTTTTGGGTACCACTTCTGAATTCGTACAGAAATATCCAAACACGGCGCGGGCAGTTGTCGCCGCTATTCTCGATGCCAGCCGCTGGATAGACGCGTCCTTGTCCAACAAGACCAAGATGGCAGAAACCATTGCCGACAAATCCTATGTAAACACCTCGGTCGATGTCATCAATCAGCGCATTCTGGGACGCTATCAAAATGGCTTGGGCAAGACTTGGGACGACCCTAACTACATGAAATTTTTTAATGACGGTGCAGTGAATTTCCCTTACCTGTCTGATGGCATGTGGTTCCTGACCCAGCACAAGCGCTGGGGTTTATTGAAGGCGGATCCCGATTACCTGGCGGTGGCAAAAGCGGTTAACCGCATCGACATCTACAAGGACGCCGCGACCATGGCCAAGGTATCCGTACCAAAAGACCCTATGCGCAGCAGCAAGTTGTTGGACGGTACGGTCTGGGATGGCAAGAACCCGGCTGCCTACGCAGCTTCTTTCAAAATCAAGGCTTAA
- the ntrB gene encoding nitrate ABC transporter permease, with translation MNTLVHGVMPATDDAASAATTTKEVNVVKEIKPKKEKKPRSFRPFFLSVLPPLFGVGMLILIWEIIAIKNTTFPSPWVTLQEAVKVFSDPFYQKGPNDQGIGWNIFASLKRVAVGFGLAAAAGIPLGFLIGRFKFLSGMFNPIISLLKPVSPLAWLPIGLLVFKSAHPAAIWSIFICSIWPMIINTAIGVQRVPQDYMNVARVLNLSEWKIITRILLPSVLPYMLTGVRLAIGTAWLVIVAAEMLTGGVGIGFWVWDEWNNLNVPHIIIAIVVIGMVGLILEQILVAIARAFTYEDVGT, from the coding sequence ATGAATACCCTGGTACATGGTGTAATGCCCGCAACAGACGATGCCGCCAGCGCTGCAACGACAACGAAGGAAGTAAACGTGGTCAAGGAAATCAAACCTAAAAAAGAAAAAAAGCCACGTTCGTTCCGGCCTTTTTTCCTGAGTGTGTTGCCGCCTTTGTTTGGTGTCGGCATGCTGATATTGATCTGGGAAATCATTGCAATCAAGAACACGACTTTTCCTTCACCATGGGTGACTTTGCAGGAAGCCGTTAAGGTATTCTCTGATCCCTTTTATCAAAAAGGGCCAAATGACCAGGGTATAGGCTGGAATATTTTTGCTTCGCTCAAGCGGGTTGCAGTTGGCTTTGGCTTGGCTGCAGCGGCAGGTATACCGTTGGGGTTTTTGATAGGCCGTTTCAAGTTCCTGTCCGGCATGTTTAATCCCATCATCAGTCTGTTGAAGCCGGTCTCGCCGCTGGCCTGGCTGCCTATAGGTTTGCTGGTATTCAAGTCGGCTCATCCGGCGGCGATCTGGTCTATTTTTATTTGTTCAATCTGGCCCATGATCATCAATACTGCAATCGGTGTGCAGCGCGTTCCACAAGATTATATGAATGTCGCTCGCGTGCTCAATTTGTCTGAATGGAAAATCATCACGCGCATTCTCCTGCCCTCGGTGCTGCCCTATATGCTGACCGGCGTCAGGCTGGCGATAGGCACGGCATGGCTGGTTATCGTTGCGGCAGAAATGCTGACCGGTGGTGTAGGCATAGGCTTCTGGGTCTGGGACGAATGGAATAATCTGAACGTTCCACACATCATCATCGCCATCGTCGTCATCGGCATGGTGGGGCTGATACTTGAGCAAATCCTGGTGGCGATAGCACGCGCCTTTACTTATGAAGATGTGGGGACATGA